A genome region from Crossiella equi includes the following:
- a CDS encoding carboxylesterase/lipase family protein, whose product MHSDPVVHLGSGSVRGVREEFGERYRAIPYAAPMRGAARFRAPTVHPGWSGVRDGTRPSPTAPQPGRDFGRLDLSPYFGPGWVAGEEYLTVDVRTPATDGGARPVMVFVHGGGLITGSTRAALYDGGAFARDGVVFVAVNYRLGIPGFLELEDAPANRGLLDVVLALAWVRDNIAAFGGDPGRVTVFGQSAGAKLIAALLSVPEAEGLFRRAIVQSGGGTGAFAAEQAQRVTRAAAGALGIAPTAEAFAGIPDERLLETFPILSTVDLRTDTAFDPLVGLSPFSLVLPLGELTASHAGNVGLLIGTNTEEGNLYLVPQGKFESSTAADVHAVAAATRGDPDAAIAEHLARRPAATPGELRSGLLADALFGLGSARLTAAHARLAPGRTHAYSFGYRSTALDGRLGAAHTVELPFVFDIADEPWLHGDTGLLGPDPAPPGLASRMHAAWVSFAANGDPGWAAYTEQDPVVEVFGVTR is encoded by the coding sequence ATGCACAGCGACCCAGTCGTCCACCTCGGTTCCGGCAGCGTGCGCGGGGTGCGGGAGGAGTTCGGGGAGCGCTACCGCGCCATCCCCTACGCCGCGCCGATGCGTGGTGCCGCGCGCTTCCGGGCGCCGACCGTCCATCCGGGCTGGTCCGGGGTCCGGGACGGCACCCGGCCCTCGCCGACCGCTCCACAGCCGGGGCGGGACTTCGGGCGGCTCGACCTGTCGCCCTACTTCGGTCCCGGCTGGGTGGCGGGCGAGGAGTACCTGACCGTGGACGTCCGCACTCCGGCCACGGACGGCGGAGCCCGGCCCGTCATGGTGTTCGTGCACGGCGGCGGGCTGATCACCGGTTCCACCCGGGCCGCGCTCTACGACGGTGGTGCGTTCGCCCGCGACGGCGTGGTGTTCGTGGCGGTCAACTACCGGCTGGGCATCCCGGGATTCCTCGAACTGGAGGACGCTCCGGCCAACCGGGGGCTCCTCGACGTCGTGCTGGCCCTGGCGTGGGTTCGGGACAACATCGCCGCCTTCGGCGGTGATCCGGGCAGGGTCACCGTGTTCGGGCAGTCCGCGGGGGCCAAGCTCATCGCGGCTTTGCTGTCGGTTCCGGAGGCCGAGGGTCTGTTCCGCCGCGCGATCGTCCAGAGCGGCGGTGGCACCGGGGCGTTCGCGGCTGAGCAGGCACAGCGCGTCACCCGGGCGGCGGCCGGTGCGCTGGGCATCGCACCGACCGCCGAGGCCTTCGCCGGGATCCCGGACGAACGACTGCTCGAAACATTCCCAATTCTGTCCACAGTGGACTTGCGGACCGATACCGCCTTCGACCCGCTCGTCGGACTGAGCCCGTTCAGCCTGGTGTTGCCGCTCGGGGAGCTGACAGCCAGCCATGCCGGGAACGTCGGCCTGCTGATCGGCACGAACACCGAGGAGGGCAACCTCTACCTTGTGCCGCAAGGGAAGTTCGAGTCCTCCACGGCTGCCGATGTGCACGCGGTCGCCGCGGCCACGCGCGGCGACCCCGATGCCGCGATCGCCGAGCACCTCGCGCGCCGACCGGCGGCGACGCCGGGCGAGCTGCGGTCGGGCCTGCTCGCCGACGCCCTGTTCGGGCTCGGGTCCGCACGGCTGACCGCCGCCCACGCCCGGCTGGCCCCCGGCCGCACCCACGCCTACTCCTTCGGCTACCGCTCCACCGCACTGGACGGCCGCCTGGGCGCCGCGCACACCGTGGAGCTGCCGTTCGTCTTCGACATCGCCGATGAACCCTGGCTGCACGGCGACACCGGCCTGCTCGGACCGGATCCGGCCCCACCCGGGCTCGCGTCCCGGATGCACGCCGCGTGGGTCTCCTTCGCCGCCAACGGAGATCCGGGCTGGGCGGCGTACACGGAGCAGGATCCCGTCGTGGAGGTCTTCGGGGTCACACGGTGA
- a CDS encoding NADP-dependent oxidoreductase yields MRVITQHTLGGPEVLTVEDAPEPQPLPGEVLVRVKAIGLNPLEARLRAGEFPLLGQPPFILGWDVSGVVEQALTWRFRPGDEVFGMPMFPRAANAYAELVAAPAVHLVRKPASLSHVEAAALPIVGLTAWQGLVDLAGVGEGDRVLVHGGGGGVGHIAIQVAKALGAHVITTASAGKREFVEGFGADEVVDYTAVDFAEVVRDVDVVFDTIGGDTAERSLGVLRPGGHLVTAVADEEVALAARYEAAGLRFSGIGVDPDPVGLRGLVDLVERGQLRVHVQEAFPFERIADAHRLLEGGGLRGKLVLTV; encoded by the coding sequence ATGCGAGTCATCACCCAGCACACGCTCGGCGGACCCGAAGTCCTCACCGTCGAGGACGCCCCCGAACCCCAGCCCCTGCCGGGCGAGGTCCTGGTCCGCGTCAAGGCGATCGGCCTGAACCCGCTGGAGGCGCGCCTGCGCGCAGGCGAGTTCCCACTGCTCGGCCAACCGCCGTTCATCCTCGGCTGGGACGTCAGCGGTGTGGTCGAACAAGCGCTGACGTGGCGGTTCCGCCCGGGCGACGAGGTGTTCGGCATGCCGATGTTCCCCAGGGCGGCCAACGCCTACGCCGAGCTCGTGGCGGCCCCGGCGGTGCACCTGGTGCGCAAACCGGCCTCGCTCTCCCACGTGGAGGCGGCGGCACTGCCGATCGTCGGGCTCACCGCGTGGCAGGGCCTGGTCGACCTCGCCGGGGTGGGCGAGGGCGACCGGGTCCTGGTCCACGGCGGTGGCGGCGGGGTCGGCCACATCGCGATCCAGGTCGCGAAGGCCCTCGGCGCACACGTGATCACCACCGCCAGCGCGGGCAAACGGGAGTTCGTCGAGGGGTTCGGCGCCGACGAGGTGGTCGACTACACCGCGGTCGACTTCGCCGAGGTGGTCCGCGACGTCGACGTCGTGTTCGACACGATCGGCGGCGACACCGCCGAGCGCTCCCTGGGCGTGCTCCGGCCGGGCGGCCACCTGGTGACGGCGGTCGCCGACGAGGAGGTGGCGCTCGCCGCCCGGTACGAGGCGGCGGGCCTGCGCTTCAGCGGCATCGGCGTCGACCCCGACCCGGTCGGCCTGCGCGGCCTCGTCGACCTGGTCGAACGGGGCCAGCTCCGGGTGCACGTGCAGGAGGCGTTCCCCTTCGAGCGGATCGCCGACGCACACCGGCTGCTGGAGGGCGGGGGTCTGCGGGGAAAGCTCGTCCTCACCGTGTGA